The following DNA comes from Candidatus Baltobacteraceae bacterium.
CTGATCGACTCCCGTCTCCAGATAGTACGCGACACCGTCCGGACCGTAGTTGAGCCAGTTGGAGTAGTCGGTGTAGCCGTACATGCGCAGATAGGCATTGGAACCGAAGTTCTTCTGATATTGCACTTTGATGATGGCATCGTTGATCTGCTCGTCATCGCGGTTGTTGACTGGCAAGGTCGACCCTTGCGCGTCGGGCCACGTATACGGCGAGATTTGGCTGCTGATGTTCGCCGGATTGATCGCGGTATTCAGCCCGCCGGTGTAAACGTTGCCCGACAGATACGGAATCGAGGTGCCGATTCCGAGCGCCGGGTTGCTGAAGAGATTGCCGAAGTCGGTAATCGCGTTCGAGAGATATTCATCGATTGACGAAGTCTCGTAGAGCGCTTGGATGTCGTCACGGCCGCCGTCGTGTTTGTGCGGAATGCCGAAATGGAAATTCAGCACCGTATCGCGGTCGTACAGCGTGGTCGGAAAGACGTCCGCTGAGAAAGGCGAGTTCACGAAGCCGGGCGTTACCACACCGTCGGCTGGGTTGCCGGTCGTGAAGACACTCTGACCCGGCATCCAGGTCCCGTTCACGTAACACGACGGCAGACTCGCCGTCGGCGCAGCCGGGCACGGCGTAAAGACGGAGCCGTACGCGTTGCTGATCGACGCGCCGTCGAATTGATCGTAGACGCGCGTGTCCTGGTTGTATCCGCCGAGACCAACGTAATATGAGAAGAGCCGGTCCGGCGAGGCGCCTCCTACCTCCACGTTTGCTTTGTGATAAAACGTTGGGAAGCCGACGCCCAGATCGGACGAGGCGTAGCCGGGATACGTGCCGGTCTTGATCACCTGGTTGATGTATCCCGCCAGACCTTGACCTTGCGCATCGGCCGGCGCAGCGCCGGTATAGACCTGCACTTCCTGTTGACCGAGCGAGGTTGCCGTATTCGATGGATAGGTATCGAACGAGCGGTTGACCGGAACGCCGTCGACTTCGTAGCCGACTTGATCGAAGTCACCGCCGCGAATATAGACGGTCTGGAACCAGCCCATTTGGCCGACCGGCACGTAGGCGCCGGGCATCGTCGCGATCGCCGAATAGGCGTTGTCGAGACCGCCCCCGCCGCCCAGGCCGGTAACTTTGGCACTGGTCGCCGCATTTACCGAGTACACGTCGGAGGTCGTGCCCGCTCTGATGAGTGCGCCCGGTGCCGTCGAAACGGTCGTCGCGATGATCTTGAGCCGTGGTTTCATCGTAAAGGCGAGCGTCTGCGTTTGGTCGGCAAAGACCGTGATGCCCGCGATCGAGATAGGATCGTAATCTGCTTTTTCGAGCGACACCGTATATGTATCCGGTGCCAGCGAGAGGAACACGAAGTGTCCCGAGGCGTCGGTGGTGGTAGTGGCAATTTGCGACGCCGAGGTAGCCTTGACGGCCGCACCCGCTATCGGTTTGCCACTCGTGTCGTTTACCGTCCCGCTCAAGCCGCCGGTTGTTCCCGCCAGTACCCATGTTCCCTGGCAGAAAAATGCGACGGCCATAGCGAGTCCCACCACAGAACGCCGTAGCGTTGAGCGTTTCATGCGTTGGTTTTCCTCATTTCTGGTGTCCTAAAGAAGTATGCGAAAACACGCGGCACGCGGCCGCGCAACATCGCGCCTCAAGCATGGCACAGGAGTAGCTCAGCATGCATAACGCGAAACAACACGCACGTTAGATCGTGTCAAGCGCAACGACGGTAAAGATGGGACGATAGTGTCGATGCAAATTGTACGTTCATGCGTGGCGCTCTGTGCTATCTTCGCGCTCTGCGCGCTCGCCGAAGGCTCCACGATGCCCTCGTTCGACGGCGGCAGCGCCTGGTTCGACAGCCCGCCGCTGCAACCGAGCGCTCTGCGCGGCAAGGTCGTGCTCGTCGATTTCTGGGAATACACGTGCTTGAATTGTCTGCGCACGCTGCCGTATCTGCGGGAGTGGTACAAGCGCTATCACGACGACGGCTTCACGATCGTCGGCGTGCAGTCTCCCGAATTCGATTTCTCGGGGCAACCCAAAAATGTCGAAGAGGGGGCCAAGCAGCTTGGCATTACCTGGCCGGTGATCGTGGATCCCAATCACACGATCTGGTCCCGCTACGGCGTTGAGGTGTGGCCGACCGAAATGCTCTTCGACCAGCAGGGCCGGCTCGTCGACGTGAATACCGGCGAGGGCAACTACCAATTGACCGAATCGAAGATTCAGGCGCTGCTGCGCGCGGGAAACCCGAGCCTCGCGCTGCCGCCGCTGATGGCGCTCCTGCCGCAAGACAACTACGATAAACCCGGCGCGGTGTGTTATCCGATGACCCCGGAGATTTTGACCGGGCGTGCGCCGATTGCCGACGCGCCGTCGTTCGGGAATCCCGCGACCGATCTCGACTACGCCGATCGCGGCGGCAATCACCGTGACGGCGCGGTCTATCTCGACGGCTACTGGCACGCGAATCCCGAGGGCGTCTTTTTTGGCGGCGGGGGTGGTTACTTCGAGCTGGAGTACCACGCGATACAGGTGTCGGTCGTGATGTCGCCGGGGCGCGGTCCTTCACGCGTCGACGTGAGCGAAGACGGTGCCCCCGTGCCGCGCGAGGACGCCGGAGCGGACCTGCAATACGACGCGAGCGGAAAGTCGTACGTGCTGGTCGATGCTCCCCGTGCGTACGATCTGATCATGAACAAGAACTTCGGACACCACGACCTGCGTCTGTCACCACAGGGCTACGACGTCGGTATTTACGATATCGCGTTCGAGTCGTGCGAGGTGCCCGGCGCAGCCAAGTGAAGCGCGCGGCAGCGCGCACACAGCGACATGCGAAAAAATTCGTTCAATTCGCTCGAACGTAACGGCTCCGCACAGCGATCGCAAAGCGGCGGCCGTCCACGTTCGATCGTGCGTATCAGGTCTGCATGCGTCCGCCGCAGCGGGGCATAGAGCGGATCGATCGCGGCAATGAACAGCGCCGGCTCGCGCGTCATGAGGGCGCGCTGCAGCAATTCTGCCGCGGTCTCGTTGTGCCCTAACGCGAGATGCACGGCGCTGAGCGAGATCTCCGCCGGCATCGGTGAGCGCTCGAGCAACGCGATCGCATCGCGCGCTTGCGCGCGATCCCCACGCCGGGCGGCGATGATTCCACGCGTCGCCGCGACGCGCGTTGCCATGTCCGGGCCGCTGATGCGCTCGAGCCGGCGCAGAGCGAGGTCATAGGTTTCCAGCATCGTGCACGAACACGCATCATAGAAGATCGCCGGCGTGTGTTCGGGATCGAGGGTGAGCGCGTTTTCGAAATAGCGGCGCGCCTCGTCGTACCGGCCCGCGATATAGAGCGCTATCCCGAGCTGCGAGGTCGCGTTCGGTGAAGCGGGCCGTGCGCTCACGGCCAAGTCGGCTTGGGTCAGCGCCGCGTCGAAATCTTGGCGGGCGAGGCGCTCCCAAAGGGCAGCGCTGTGCGCGGCGGGCAACTGCGGACCGAGCACCAGCGCATGCTCGACCGCGCTGCGCGTCTGTTCGCGATTCGCACCGAAAAAGAGCAGCAGCGTTGCCAGCGCGGCGAACGCGTCGGCCGAAGAAGGATCGTCTTCGATGACGGTGGCGAGCGTGCACTTTGCGAGCCAATAGGCTCGGTACGGTTCGTAGAAGAGCCGGATGCCGGCGGCAATATAGGCCTTGGCAAGCATGATGCGGGCCGCAAGATAGTCGGGGTCGCGCTCGCAGATACGCTCGAAGAGCCCGATGGCCTGGATGATTGCGCCCTCGGTCCGGCGGCGAAACTTCGAGACCGCTTGCTGGAAGAGCGGAAATTCGGCGCGCTGGAAATCGGGCGACTGATTTGTTGCTTCGATCGGCGAACCACCGGTGAACTGCAAACCGATGCCGGGCACGGTGCGAATGAACTCGCGGTCGCCTCCGTGCTGCGAGAGCGTCTGCCGCAAGCGATAGACGGTTTGGGTCAGCGCGGCGTCGCTCGCCGCGGCGCCTCGCCAGAGCCGCTCGATGATCTCGTCTTTGGAGATGGTCCTCGGGCGCTGCAGGGCGAGGAACGCGAGGAGTTCGGCTTCCTTGGGCTTGAGCATCACGGGCGAACCGGCATGCCACAGCTGCTGCTCGGGCATGCTCAGCACGAACGGGCCGAAAAGAATCTCACTCAACACCAGACTCTACGAACGATGCCGCGAACGTGTGACCCATGCTGAGCATTGCCGTCTATTTTCTCTGCGGCCTCGTCTTTGGTTATGTCGGTGGTCTCTTCGGTATCG
Coding sequences within:
- a CDS encoding winged helix-turn-helix domain-containing protein — protein: MSEILFGPFVLSMPEQQLWHAGSPVMLKPKEAELLAFLALQRPRTISKDEIIERLWRGAAASDAALTQTVYRLRQTLSQHGGDREFIRTVPGIGLQFTGGSPIEATNQSPDFQRAEFPLFQQAVSKFRRRTEGAIIQAIGLFERICERDPDYLAARIMLAKAYIAAGIRLFYEPYRAYWLAKCTLATVIEDDPSSADAFAALATLLLFFGANREQTRSAVEHALVLGPQLPAAHSAALWERLARQDFDAALTQADLAVSARPASPNATSQLGIALYIAGRYDEARRYFENALTLDPEHTPAIFYDACSCTMLETYDLALRRLERISGPDMATRVAATRGIIAARRGDRAQARDAIALLERSPMPAEISLSAVHLALGHNETAAELLQRALMTREPALFIAAIDPLYAPLRRTHADLIRTIERGRPPLCDRCAEPLRSSELNEFFRMSLCARCRALHLAAPGTSHDSNAIS
- a CDS encoding redoxin family protein; its protein translation is MALCAIFALCALAEGSTMPSFDGGSAWFDSPPLQPSALRGKVVLVDFWEYTCLNCLRTLPYLREWYKRYHDDGFTIVGVQSPEFDFSGQPKNVEEGAKQLGITWPVIVDPNHTIWSRYGVEVWPTEMLFDQQGRLVDVNTGEGNYQLTESKIQALLRAGNPSLALPPLMALLPQDNYDKPGAVCYPMTPEILTGRAPIADAPSFGNPATDLDYADRGGNHRDGAVYLDGYWHANPEGVFFGGGGGYFELEYHAIQVSVVMSPGRGPSRVDVSEDGAPVPREDAGADLQYDASGKSYVLVDAPRAYDLIMNKNFGHHDLRLSPQGYDVGIYDIAFESCEVPGAAK